A stretch of DNA from Spirosoma endbachense:
TCTTTAAAAAGCTTTTATATAAAATGTTAATAAGGTCAAAAGTCATTATTGCGCTGATGTGGCTGTTGTCAGCCGGACTCGCCTGGGGGCAGGGGGGAGCGACGTTGGCCGAAGAATATTTTAAAGCGGGCGAATTTGAAAAAGCCGCCAACGAATATGCGAAGCTGTTAAAAACTGATGTGACCTGGGTTCGCCTGGCCCGCTATGTGAATAGCCTGCAAAAAAGTAACAAGGCAGAGGAGGCCGTAAAATATTTGCGCAAGCAGGAGCGCAGCGACGAACCCAACCGGGCATACTACCAATTGCTCATTGGGCAACTCGCCACCCAGCAGGGCGATACAGTCCTGGCGAGCAATCAATACACGGCCGCCTTACAATCCAGCAAATCGTCGACCAGCAAGCTCGAACGGATCGCCAGTGCCTTCAACGAAGCAGGAGAGCCTCGCTGGGCGGTCCGGGCGCTCGAGATGGCCCGAGAGGTCAGTAAGGAGCCTACGGCCTACAGCGAGGATCTAATGGGCCTTTACAGGGCGACGGGTCAAACTGAAAAATCGATCAATGAAATTATAACGACCGGCAAACAGCCTGATAAAAAAGAAACCGTATTGGCCGCACTACAAGGATTTATCAACACAAAAGATGAGCCACTTGTGGAAAAAGCGTTATACAGCAAAATTCAGCTGGAACCCAATGAGCTTTCCTATAATGAATTATTGATCTGGTACTTTGTGCAGAAACAAAAATTCGGCCGGGCGTTGCTACAGGAAAAAGCAACGGATAAACGCGTAAAATTGAACGGTAGCCGCGTTTATGACCTGGGAATGCTGGCGATGAACAACAAAGAATACAAAACAGCCGCCGAATCATTCGAATACATAACCACTACCTATCCACAGGGTCAGCTGTATCCATTCGCACGCCGGTTAGTTATCCAGGCCCGCGAAGAACAGGTAAAAAACACGTATCCTGTCGATAAGGTAGAAATCCGTAAGCTGATTGGTGATTATCAAAAAATGCTTCAGGAGATCGGGACAAACGTTAAAACACTTGAAGCGCTCCGGAGCACGGCCAATCTATACGGAAATTATCTCGACAGCAAAGACACTGCGCTAACTGTGCTGGATTTGGCCATTGAGTTGGGAAAAACCGACAAAAATTTTGTGGATCGTTGTAAGCTTGACAAAGGGGATATCTATCTGCTGAAAGGTGAGCCCTGGGAATCGACGCTGTTGTACTCTCAGGTTGAAAAATCGCAGAAAGAAGAATTGTTAGGGTATGAAGCCAAGCTTAAAAACGCAAAACTTCACTACTATCGGGGAAATCTGGCCGTGGCTAAAGATATTTTGGATGTACTTAAACTGGCTACATCACGAGAAATAGCCAACGATGCCGAGCAGTTAAGTTTATTAATTGTGGATAACACCGGCATGGACAGTACTGAAGCCGCAATGCGGGAATATGCCGGAATTGACTTGCTACTCTTCCAGAATAAAACAGATGAAGCCATTGAAGCGCTCAATGAAATGTGGAAGAAATATGCTGATCATCCACTAGCCGATGAAATTCTCTGGCTTCGGGCGAATACATACATGAAGCAAGGTAAGAATACCGAAGCACTTGAAGACTTAAAAAAGATAACAGCCAGCTACTCAACTGACATATTAGGGGATGATGCCCTGTTTACGCAGGCGAAAATATATGAAGAGCGTTTAAAAGATAAGACAGCTGCCATGGAAGCCTATCAAAAAGTATTAACACAATATCCAGGTAGTATCTACGGAGCTGAGTCTCGTAAGCGGTTCAGAGCCTTACGAGGTGATACCGTTAATTGATTTCCTGAAAAGTTATCCACAAAAAAGGCCCGAAATTGTGCATTTCGGGCCTTTTTTGTGGATAACTTTTAGAGAACTGTATGAAGCAGTGACTCTTTAAAAGCCTCATATTGAGCAGGAATGCGAATACTTTTTTTATCTCGACCAGCTAAACTGGCCAGCCTGTCAGGAACATGAACAGGTTGCCCCAATACCGCTTCAACTAAAGGCTTAAATTTTGAAGGGTGAGCCGTAGCTAATGCAACACCCGTATAATCGTTATTACTGTCGAGCAGGTAGTGTTGTAAACCCAGAATACCAATTGCTGTGTGAGGACAAGCGACATAGCCAAATTGGTCATAGATGCGTTTCATCCCCGCTCGTGTCTCGTCATCGTCATAAAAATAACCTGAAACGTTTTCTTTGAAACGATCAAAATCATTGCCGTAGAGCTGAGCCAAACGAACAAAGTTGCTTGGACTCCCCACATCCATCGCATTCGAGATCGTCGCAATGGAGGCTTTAGGCGTATACACTCCCGTTTTTATGTAAGACGGCACCACGTGATTTAGATTAGTTGCTGCCACAAAATGAGCAACAGGCAAGCCCATTTGTTGAACCATAGCACCAGCACTAAGATTACCGAAATTTCCGCTGGGCGTTGAAAAAATAACGGGTTTCCCAGATTTACGTACCTGACCGTATGCCCGAACGTAATAAAACCCCTGTGGAATCAATCGGAAAATATTGATCGAATTCGCAGAGGAAAGCGACAAATGAGTGTTTAGATCAGTGTCGACGAATGCTTCCTTCACGATCGCCTGGCAATCGTCGAAAGATCCATCTACTTCAAATGCCTGAACATTGCCACCAAGCGTTGTCAATTGTTTTTCCTGAAGATCGCTAACCCGACCAGAAGGGTAAAGGATTGAAACGCGAACGCCAGGAACATTGTGGAAGCCCATTGCAACAGCCCCGCCCGTATCGCCCGAAGTCGCTACCAAAATATTTACTTCTTTATCGTTACGGCCTGAATAATAAGACATTAATGCTGCCATATAACGAGCTCCAACGTCCTTAAAAGCCAGCGATGGGCCATGAAACAACTCCAGAACACTTGTTTTTCCTGGCTCCAGATCAACAACTGGTGTATCGAATGGAAAAGCCTGATGCGTAAGATTTTCCAGATCAGCCGTGCTTATATCATCACTAAACAGTGCCTTGCTGATCTCAAATCCAATATCTGCTAAAGACTGTCCAGCAATTTTTTCGAAAAAACCAGTGCCTAAATGAGGTAGAGGGGTTGGCATATACAGCCCTTTATCAGCAGGTAGGCTGTGAAAAAGGGCTTCCTCAACAGAAACAGTAGTCTGAGGATTATTCGTGCTATAAAAACGCATATGAAAAGGCAAAATAAGGCTACAAAGTACGGTAAATCAGTTCAATGAATCGAACTTAAGCCATTGAAAATGTGGAAAAGTGATGTGGATTAGTGGATAAGTAGGCCAATACGTACCTTTACAGACCAATAAACTTCACAACAGAAAAGAGTCGAAATAGTCGAAGTGCAGGATGATATTTGCAAAAAAACTACAAAACGTCTCGTAATCAGCAATCAATTATGTCATTTGGATTATTCAACGTTCCAACGCCGGTTAATGAGCCGGTAAAAGAGTATCGTCCTGGTTCTGCAGAGCGCGAAGCAGTGAAAAAAGCTTTGCAGGATTTTCGCTCGGTAGAAACAGACATTCCCATGTACATCGGTGGCCAGGAGGTTCGAACAGACCGTAAACTCCGGGTAGCTCCACCCCACGATCATCAGCATACACTCGGCTATTTTCATGAAGGCGATGCTCAACATGTTGAACAGGCAATTGAAGCCGCATTAGCTGCAAAAGATAATTGGGCGAGTTTATCCTGGGAGCACCGGGCCAGCATTTTTCTAAAAGCGGCTGATCTACTCGCTGGACCATATCGGGCACGAATCAATGCTGCAACAATGCTTGGTCAGTCGAAAAACGCTTTTCAGGCTGAAATCGACTCTGCATGTGAACTGATCGATTTTCTACGATTCAATGTCCACTATGCAACGGATATCTACCGGCAGCAACCAAACTCTTCGCCGGGTGTCTGGAACCGACTGGAGTACCGTCCCCTCGAAGGATTCGTTTTTGCCCTGACTCCCTTCAATTTTACCGCTATTGCCGGCAACTTACCCACATCGGCCGCTATGATGGGGAATACCGTAGTGTGGAAACCAGCCTATACGCAGGTTCTATCGGCTAAAGTTATTATGGAGGTGTTAATGGAGGCAGGTTTACCCGATGGCGTCATAAATCTGATCTATGTTGATGGCCCAGTAGCGGGCGATATAATTTTTAACCATCCTGACTTTGCAGGCATACACTTTACGGGTAGTACTGGCGTATTTCAAGCGATTTGGGGTACAATTGGCGCGAACATACACAAGTACAAATCCTATCCACGGATCGTTGGTGAAACAGGAGGGAAAGACTTCGTACTTGTTCATGAGTCCGCTGATGCCGATGAAGTAGCCACCGGCCTGGTTCGCGGAGCATTTGAATATCAGGGGCAAAAATGCTCCGCTGCATCACGCGCCTATGTTCCATCATCGCTTTGGCCGGCTATCGAAACGAAAGTAAAAGAGTTTCTGAGCGAGATAAAAATGGGCGTAACTGAAGATTTTACCAACTTCATCAATGCCGTTATTGACGAACGCTCGTTCAAAAAGATCACAGCTTATATCGATGCCGCTAAACAGAGTGATCAGGTAAAAATCGTGGCAGGAGGGAACTACGACGGTTCTAAGGGGTATTTTATCGAGCCAACCGTGCTTCAGGTAAATGATCCGAACTACAGAACAATGTGTGAAGAAATATTCGGGCCGGTATTATCAGTTTATGTGTATGAACCATCGGAGTTCGAATCTATTCTACAGATTGTAAATAGTACCTCGCCTTATGCATTGACGGGATCCATTTTTGCGAAGGATCGATATGTGATCGAACATACTTCGAAAGCACTCCAGAATGCCGCCGGTAATTTTTATATTAACGATAAGCCAACCGGAGCAGTAGTAGGACAACAGCCATTTGGGGGAGCGCGAGCGTCGGGAACGAACGATAAAGCGGGATCGGCTTTAAATTTATATCGCTGGGTTTCTGCACGTACAATTAAGGAAACCTATGTGACTCCCAGGCACTTCGCTTATTCATTCCTACAGGCGGACTAATTATTTAAAAAAAAGTTTTGCGGAAGACTTGCATTAAGAAAATAAGTCTCCTAATTTTGCACTCCCAAACACGGAAAGACGGTCTTCTAAATTAGATAACAGTCTTTTTATCAATGAGTTAAATATAGGGCTTTGAAAAGTTGTTAAAATAAAATTTCAACTTTTCCTTGACAAGAAAGATAGAGTGTAGTACCTTTGCACTCCGAAATATAAGAAAGGCCAACAACGGTTGGCCACCATCTCGAAAGAGAGACAGTTCTTTGACGTATTGACATCAAATAGGTTAGCACCAAATAAGGCTAATGACAACGTGATTAACTCGTTTAATCACACAAATATTTACGATGGAGAGTTTGATCCTGGCTCAGGATGAACGCTAGCGGCAGGCCTAATACATGCAAGTCGAACGGGCCGCAAGGTCAGTGGCAAACGGGTGCGTAACGCGTAAGCAACCTGCCTCATACTGGGGGATAGCCCGGCGAAAGCTGGGGTAAACCCGCACGGTCCTATGAAATCACCTGGTTTTATAGGTAAACATTTATGGGTCATGGGAGTTGGGGGGACCTGAAGACCGAGGTAAGAGTCGGTCAAGGGTAAACTCGGCGACTGGGGCTAAGTCGTAACAAGGTAGCCGTACCGGAAGGTGCGGCTGGAACACCTCCTTTCTGGAGCCATTAGGTGCTACCATTGATGTCAATATGCAAAGTGCTGGGCTTGTAGCTCAGGTGGTTAGAGCGCTACACTGATAATGTAGAGGTCCGTGGTTCGAGTCCACGCAGGCCCACAAATCAGTTGGCAGTAACTAGTTAACAGTAAGCAATTTGTATGCATACTGCTAACCGCCAACTGCACACTGAAAATATGGGGGATTAGCTCAGCTGGCTAGAGCACCTGCTTTGCAAGCAGGGGGTCAACGGTTCGAATCCGTTATTCTCCACATGAACCAACGGGTTCATATGTTCTTTGACCTACAGGGAGAAACTGCATCATGAGGTGACTCATGGTGCACGGTAAGATACACAAGAAATTGTAGTAGCGCAATACATACGCAGCAAAAGGGCGCCTGGGGGATGCCTAAGGCTTCNNNNNNNNNNCTAGCTAGCTAGCNNNNNNNNNNGCGCCCAGTGTGGCTAATGCTATCCCGCCCCAGTCGGCCACGGTGGGCAGTGGGTTTAGCTATCTCATCCCAGCCAACACCTTTACCGATACCGAGACACCCGCCAGTCTAACCCTGTCGGTCAGTAGTCTGCCTGCCGGATTGAGCTTTACCGCTCCGGCTACCATCTCGGGAACGCCCTCCACTACGATCGGATCGCCTTTCACCATCACCGTGAAAGCCACCGATCCGGGTTCGCTGACCACCAGCACAACCCTGGTGCTCACCGTCAGCCCTGCTCCTATCGTGAATACCGCCCCTACGGTGGCTAATGCCATCCCACCCCAGTCGGCCACGGTGGGCAGTGGGTTCAGCTATCTCATCCCGGCTAACACCTTCACCGATACCGAAACACCCGCCAGTCTAACCCTGTCGGTCAGTAGTCTGCCCGCTGGATTGAGCTTTACCGCTCCGGCCACTATCTCGGGAACGCCCTCCACTACCGTCGGATCGCCTTTCACCATCACCGTGAAAGCCACCGATCCGGGTTCATTAACGGCCAGCACAACCCTGGTCATTACCGTTAGCCCCGCCCCGATTGTGAACACCGCGCCCAGTGTGGCTAATGCGATCCCGCCCCAGTCGGCCACGGTGGGCAGTGGGTTCAGCTATCTCATCCCAGCCAACACCTTCACCGATTCGGAGACACCTGCCAGCCTGACCCTGTCGGTCAGTAGTCTGCCCGCTGGATTGAGCTTTACCGCTCCGGCTACTATCTCGGGAACGCCCTCCACTACCGTCGGATCGCCTTTCACCATCACCGTGAAAGCCACCGATCCGGGTTCATTAACGGCCAGCACAACCCTGGTCATTACCGTTAGCCCCGCCCCGATTGTGAACNNNNNNNNNNNNNNNNNNNNNNNNNNNNNNNNNNNNNNNNNNNNNNNNNNNNNNNNNNNNNNNNNNNNNNNNNNNNNNNNNNNNNNNNNNNNNNNNNNACACCGCGCCCAGTGTGGCTAATGCTATCCCGCCCCAGTCGGCCACGGTGGGCAGTGGGTTAAAAAAGTCTCTGACCTTGCGATCAGAGACTCGATTTCATCAGGTGGCACCTTCCTACTCTCCCACTTGTGACAGCAGTACCATCGGCAGTACGGGGCTTAACGGCTCTGTTCGAAATGGTAGAGGTGTCCACCCGCCTTACCAGCACCAACCTGTTGACTCTTCATGGGCAGCTTACGCCTTGACGATACGCCACCCAAAGATCTTTGTCTTTTTTCCCACAGAGAGAAACCTCGATACCTATACACAAGCTATTCGTCGTAGCACTTGTACTTACGCGTCCGGGCACATTAGTACGACTCAGCTCTATACATCTCTGCACCTACACCTGTCGCCTATCAACGTGGTCGTCTCCCACGGCCCTTTATACCGGATGACTCATCTCGGGGCCAGTTTCGCACTTAGATGCCTTCAGCGCTTATCTGTTCCCAACGTAGCTACTCGGCCGTGCCTGCGGCCAAACAACCGATCCGCCAGCGGTTGGTCCATCCCGGTCCTCTCGTACTAAGGACAGACCCCCTCAGTCATCCCACGCCCACCACAGATAGGGACCGAACTGTCTCACGACGTTCTGAACCCAGCTCGCGTGCCACTTTAATCGGCGAACAGCCGAACCCTTGGAACCTTCTCCAGCCCCAGGATGTGACGAGCCGACATCGAGGTGCCAAACCTCCCCGTCGATGTGAGCTCTTGGGGGAGATCAGCCTGTTATCCCCGGCGTACCTTTTATCCTTTGAGCGATGGCCCTTCCATGCGGAACCACCGGATCACTATACCCGACTTTCGTCCCAGATCGGCCTGTGTGCCTCACTGTCAAGCTTGCTTCTGCTATTGCACTCCCCTGCCGATTACCGTCCGGCATGAGCAAACCTTGGGAAACCTCCGTTACTCTTTCGGAGGTGACCACCCCAGTCAAACTACCCACCAAACACGGTCCTGGTCGCCCAGTTAGACCGCCAGTCAGCCAAGGGCGGTATTTCAAGGTTGATTCCACGATGCCTGGCGACACCGCTTCGCAATCTCCCGCCTATCCTACACATGCCTGACCGGCGATCAATGTTAAGCTGTAGTAAAGGTGCACGGGGTCTTTCCGTCCCGTGGCGGGTAAGCGGCATCTTCACCGCTACTACAATTTCACCGAACTCATGGTTGAGACAGTGCCCAGATCGTTACACCATTCGTGCAGGTCGGAACTTACCCGACAAGGAATTTCGCTACCTTAGGACCGTTATAGTTACGGCCGCCGTTTACTGGGGCTTCAGTTCAAACCGTCGTCTTGCGACTAAGCTCCCCCCTTAACCTTCCAGCACCGGGCAGGTGTCAGACCCTATGCGTCAACTTTCATTTTGGCAGAGTCCTGTGTTTTTGGTAAACAGTCGCCTGGGCCTCTTCTCTGCAGCCTCTGTTGCCAGTAGGCCCCCCTTATCCCGAAGTTACAGGGTCATTTTGCCGAGTTCCTTAACCATGATTCTTTCGCGCACCTTAGAATATTCTTCCCAGCTACCTGTGTCGGTTTACGGTACGGGTATCCATACGCTTGACGATCCCTAACTTTTCTTGGAAGCCCCTTCAGTCCTTCGCTTCGTCCGAAGACTCCGCTCAACGCCCACTTCCGTCCGGACGTAGAACCTCCAGCACTCCGTCATTAGTGATCCTGCATAGATAGTACAGGAGTATTAACCTGTTCCCCCTCAGGACTCACGATTCCGCTGCCCCTTAGACCCCGACTAACCCTCCGATGACTGCCATCGCGGAGGAAACCTTAGCTTTTCG
This window harbors:
- the thrC gene encoding threonine synthase; translation: MRFYSTNNPQTTVSVEEALFHSLPADKGLYMPTPLPHLGTGFFEKIAGQSLADIGFEISKALFSDDISTADLENLTHQAFPFDTPVVDLEPGKTSVLELFHGPSLAFKDVGARYMAALMSYYSGRNDKEVNILVATSGDTGGAVAMGFHNVPGVRVSILYPSGRVSDLQEKQLTTLGGNVQAFEVDGSFDDCQAIVKEAFVDTDLNTHLSLSSANSINIFRLIPQGFYYVRAYGQVRKSGKPVIFSTPSGNFGNLSAGAMVQQMGLPVAHFVAATNLNHVVPSYIKTGVYTPKASIATISNAMDVGSPSNFVRLAQLYGNDFDRFKENVSGYFYDDDETRAGMKRIYDQFGYVACPHTAIGILGLQHYLLDSNNDYTGVALATAHPSKFKPLVEAVLGQPVHVPDRLASLAGRDKKSIRIPAQYEAFKESLLHTVL
- the pruA gene encoding L-glutamate gamma-semialdehyde dehydrogenase, whose translation is MSFGLFNVPTPVNEPVKEYRPGSAEREAVKKALQDFRSVETDIPMYIGGQEVRTDRKLRVAPPHDHQHTLGYFHEGDAQHVEQAIEAALAAKDNWASLSWEHRASIFLKAADLLAGPYRARINAATMLGQSKNAFQAEIDSACELIDFLRFNVHYATDIYRQQPNSSPGVWNRLEYRPLEGFVFALTPFNFTAIAGNLPTSAAMMGNTVVWKPAYTQVLSAKVIMEVLMEAGLPDGVINLIYVDGPVAGDIIFNHPDFAGIHFTGSTGVFQAIWGTIGANIHKYKSYPRIVGETGGKDFVLVHESADADEVATGLVRGAFEYQGQKCSAASRAYVPSSLWPAIETKVKEFLSEIKMGVTEDFTNFINAVIDERSFKKITAYIDAAKQSDQVKIVAGGNYDGSKGYFIEPTVLQVNDPNYRTMCEEIFGPVLSVYVYEPSEFESILQIVNSTSPYALTGSIFAKDRYVIEHTSKALQNAAGNFYINDKPTGAVVGQQPFGGARASGTNDKAGSALNLYRWVSARTIKETYVTPRHFAYSFLQAD
- a CDS encoding putative Ig domain-containing protein, whose product is APSVANAIPPQSATVGSGFSYLIPANTFTDTETPASLTLSVSSLPAGLSFTAPATISGTPSTTIGSPFTITVKATDPGSLTTSTTLVLTVSPAPIVNTAPTVANAIPPQSATVGSGFSYLIPANTFTDTETPASLTLSVSSLPAGLSFTAPATISGTPSTTVGSPFTITVKATDPGSLTASTTLVITVSPAPIVNTAPSVANAIPPQSATVGSGFSYLIPANTFTDSETPASLTLSVSSLPAGLSFTAPATISGTPSTTVGSPFTITVKATDPGSLTASTTLVITVSPAPIVN
- a CDS encoding tetratricopeptide repeat protein yields the protein MLIRSKVIIALMWLLSAGLAWGQGGATLAEEYFKAGEFEKAANEYAKLLKTDVTWVRLARYVNSLQKSNKAEEAVKYLRKQERSDEPNRAYYQLLIGQLATQQGDTVLASNQYTAALQSSKSSTSKLERIASAFNEAGEPRWAVRALEMAREVSKEPTAYSEDLMGLYRATGQTEKSINEIITTGKQPDKKETVLAALQGFINTKDEPLVEKALYSKIQLEPNELSYNELLIWYFVQKQKFGRALLQEKATDKRVKLNGSRVYDLGMLAMNNKEYKTAAESFEYITTTYPQGQLYPFARRLVIQAREEQVKNTYPVDKVEIRKLIGDYQKMLQEIGTNVKTLEALRSTANLYGNYLDSKDTALTVLDLAIELGKTDKNFVDRCKLDKGDIYLLKGEPWESTLLYSQVEKSQKEELLGYEAKLKNAKLHYYRGNLAVAKDILDVLKLATSREIANDAEQLSLLIVDNTGMDSTEAAMREYAGIDLLLFQNKTDEAIEALNEMWKKYADHPLADEILWLRANTYMKQGKNTEALEDLKKITASYSTDILGDDALFTQAKIYEERLKDKTAAMEAYQKVLTQYPGSIYGAESRKRFRALRGDTVN